The following proteins come from a genomic window of Geomonas sp. RF6:
- the ccoS gene encoding cbb3-type cytochrome oxidase assembly protein CcoS, with protein sequence MDESLLLLMLLSLLLGSACWLVFLWAVKKGEFDDIERPKHRMLDDDE encoded by the coding sequence ATGGATGAATCGCTCTTGCTATTGATGCTCCTTTCGCTTCTCCTTGGCTCGGCCTGCTGGCTCGTCTTTCTGTGGGCGGTGAAAAAAGGGGAGTTCGACGACATCGAGCGGCCGAAGCATCGGATGCTCGACGATGATGAGTAA
- a CDS encoding sulfite exporter TauE/SafE family protein: MTVIWLSLLAGLAGSFHCIGMCGGIVAALSLRGEDSSLRHTLHRQICYHSGRVTTYTVLGAAAGWIGGSLNASVLNSASSWLFIAANLCVIAAGLGTALKLDRLNLSALEGAGGRLLARPLRRVMTSTSPLAAFPLGAILGFLPCGLVYAPLPAAAAAGTPLMGAAIMGALGLGTTPALLLCGGASFAASGAVRGAMARCAGVAVALMGSAALWRVLSRACPHCGL, translated from the coding sequence ATGACCGTCATCTGGCTTTCACTTCTTGCAGGGCTCGCCGGCAGTTTCCACTGTATCGGGATGTGCGGCGGCATCGTTGCCGCGCTCTCCCTCAGAGGGGAAGACTCGTCCCTCCGGCACACCCTTCACCGCCAGATCTGCTACCACTCGGGGCGAGTCACCACCTACACCGTACTTGGCGCCGCTGCCGGATGGATCGGAGGCTCCCTCAACGCCTCCGTCCTCAACTCCGCCTCCTCCTGGCTCTTCATCGCCGCCAACCTCTGCGTCATCGCCGCAGGCCTCGGCACCGCGCTGAAACTGGACCGCCTGAACCTCTCCGCACTCGAAGGTGCCGGAGGGCGCCTCCTGGCCCGTCCCCTGCGGCGAGTCATGACGAGCACCTCCCCTCTGGCGGCTTTTCCCCTGGGGGCGATCCTCGGTTTTCTCCCCTGCGGCCTCGTCTACGCACCACTTCCCGCCGCAGCGGCGGCGGGGACTCCGCTCATGGGAGCCGCGATCATGGGTGCCCTCGGGCTCGGCACCACCCCCGCTCTTCTTCTTTGCGGCGGCGCGTCTTTTGCCGCCTCCGGCGCCGTGCGCGGGGCGATGGCGCGCTGCGCGGGGGTCGCGGTGGCACTTATGGGCAGCGCCGCACTCTGGCGCGTCCTCAGCAGAGCCTGCCCGCACTGCGGATTGTAA
- a CDS encoding ABC transporter ATP-binding protein: protein MALIEVHDVKKEYLSGADTVQALNGINVAIESGEFVTIMGQSGSGKSTLLSVLGGMNHPSSGKVEIAGVKLYDLPGEKLADFRATKLGFVFQSFHLIPYLTALENVMLPLVIAEMKPAEKKAAAKAALERVGLGKKTDRLPSQLSGGEQERVAIARSVVNSPHILFADEPTGNLDSKTSDEMMALFRELNDSGQTVVMVTHNPDNCRYSDRTIYLKDGVVVAGL from the coding sequence ATGGCTTTGATAGAAGTGCACGATGTGAAAAAAGAGTACCTGAGCGGGGCGGACACGGTGCAGGCGCTAAACGGCATCAACGTCGCCATAGAGAGCGGAGAGTTCGTCACCATCATGGGGCAGTCCGGCTCCGGGAAGAGCACGCTGCTGTCGGTGCTGGGGGGGATGAACCACCCCTCCAGCGGAAAGGTGGAGATCGCCGGAGTGAAGCTGTACGACCTCCCGGGGGAGAAGCTGGCCGATTTCCGCGCCACGAAGCTTGGCTTCGTCTTCCAGTCCTTTCACCTCATCCCGTACCTCACTGCGCTGGAGAACGTCATGCTCCCCTTGGTGATCGCGGAGATGAAGCCTGCGGAGAAGAAGGCTGCCGCCAAAGCGGCGCTGGAGCGGGTAGGTCTCGGGAAGAAGACGGACAGGCTGCCGAGCCAGCTCTCAGGCGGCGAGCAGGAGAGGGTTGCGATAGCGCGCTCCGTGGTTAACTCGCCGCACATCCTCTTTGCTGATGAGCCGACCGGGAACCTCGACTCGAAGACCAGCGACGAGATGATGGCGCTTTTCCGGGAGCTGAACGACTCGGGGCAGACCGTGGTCATGGTGACGCACAATCCTGATAACTGCCGCTACTCGGACCGCACGATCTACCTGAAAGACGGCGTGGTTGTAGCAGGTCTGTAA
- a CDS encoding ABC transporter permease → MKLHNISVNNLKRRKGKMAFLTIGLMVGIATIVTLVTLTRSMSGDIERKMEEFGANILLTPQSSGLSMSYGGISLGAVTFDQKEIREEDLAQIATIKNSKNISAIAPKVLGSVRVGTHDAMLVGVLFEKELRLKQWWKVFGESPKGAHDLLLGSDAAKVFNVMPGDTLEIKGQSFKVAGVLDQTGSQDDALVFAQLGKAQELLGKKGKITLVEVAALCSGCPISDMVNQIAEKLPEVKVSAIQQVVEGRLRALDQFKRFSYAMAGVVVLIGSLIVFVTMMGSVNERTVEIGVFRAIGFRKSHIMRIILLEAALISLLAGVLGYGAGMAGAKLALPFMAESKGALLVWDTTVAYGAVGLSLLLGMLASLYPALHASNMDPTEALRAL, encoded by the coding sequence ATGAAACTGCACAACATATCGGTAAACAACCTGAAGCGGCGCAAGGGGAAGATGGCGTTCCTCACTATCGGCCTTATGGTGGGGATAGCCACCATCGTGACCCTCGTTACCCTGACACGCTCCATGTCCGGCGACATCGAACGGAAGATGGAGGAGTTCGGGGCAAACATCCTGCTCACTCCGCAAAGCAGCGGGCTCTCCATGAGTTACGGCGGCATCAGCCTCGGCGCGGTCACCTTCGACCAGAAGGAGATCCGGGAGGAGGACCTGGCGCAGATCGCCACCATCAAGAACAGCAAGAACATCTCCGCCATCGCTCCTAAGGTCCTCGGGAGCGTGCGGGTGGGGACCCACGACGCCATGCTGGTGGGGGTCCTTTTCGAGAAGGAACTGCGCCTGAAGCAGTGGTGGAAGGTCTTCGGGGAGTCGCCGAAGGGGGCGCACGATCTTCTTCTGGGGAGCGACGCCGCGAAGGTCTTCAACGTCATGCCCGGTGACACCCTGGAGATAAAAGGTCAGAGCTTCAAGGTCGCCGGGGTCCTTGACCAGACCGGCTCACAGGACGACGCCCTCGTCTTTGCCCAGCTCGGGAAGGCGCAGGAGCTTCTCGGCAAGAAGGGGAAGATCACCCTCGTGGAGGTCGCCGCGCTCTGCTCGGGGTGCCCGATTTCCGACATGGTGAATCAGATCGCCGAGAAGCTGCCGGAGGTGAAGGTCAGCGCCATCCAGCAGGTCGTCGAGGGGAGGCTGCGTGCGCTCGACCAGTTCAAGCGCTTCTCCTACGCCATGGCCGGTGTGGTTGTCCTCATCGGCTCGCTGATCGTTTTCGTCACCATGATGGGAAGCGTCAATGAGCGCACGGTGGAGATCGGCGTCTTCCGGGCGATCGGCTTCAGGAAGAGCCACATCATGCGCATCATCCTTCTGGAAGCGGCGCTGATAAGCCTGCTGGCGGGGGTGCTGGGGTACGGAGCGGGAATGGCCGGTGCGAAGCTTGCCCTCCCCTTCATGGCGGAGAGCAAGGGGGCGCTCCTGGTATGGGATACGACGGTGGCCTATGGCGCGGTCGGTCTCAGTCTCCTCCTCGGGATGCTCGCGAGCCTTTACCCCGCACTGCACGCCTCCAACATGGACCCCACCGAAGCGCTGCGGGCGCTCTAG
- a CDS encoding DUF2318 domain-containing protein, protein MKRTSNNLKWGGLTVGLLLVCATAFAFTLPGLGKHEKVQPVRGEVIIPVAKVSDGKAHFYSWSEKGKDLKFFIVKGTDGVLHTAFDACDVCFHEKKGYVQDGTAMTCKNCNKKFEITRIGAESGGGCNPSPLPARVDAKNVTVKVTDLRTGERFF, encoded by the coding sequence ATGAAAAGGACGTCGAATAACCTGAAATGGGGAGGTCTCACCGTGGGACTCCTCCTTGTCTGCGCCACCGCTTTCGCCTTCACCCTCCCCGGCCTCGGGAAGCATGAGAAGGTGCAGCCGGTAAGGGGTGAGGTCATCATCCCCGTTGCGAAGGTCTCCGACGGGAAGGCGCACTTCTACTCCTGGTCGGAGAAAGGGAAGGACCTCAAGTTCTTCATCGTGAAGGGGACGGACGGGGTGCTGCACACCGCCTTTGACGCCTGCGACGTCTGCTTCCATGAGAAGAAAGGGTACGTACAGGACGGCACCGCCATGACCTGCAAGAACTGCAACAAGAAGTTCGAAATCACCCGCATCGGCGCCGAGTCCGGGGGGGGGTGCAACCCCTCCCCCCTCCCTGCCAGGGTGGACGCGAAAAACGTGACGGTGAAGGTGACCGACTTGAGAACCGGAGAGCGCTTCTTCTAG
- a CDS encoding HD-GYP domain-containing protein, translated as MTLLTEKGERKRMALLLLLTGVTALMHFMLPTEPLYYHEMHIVLRKLFYLPPLIAAAWFGVRGAISFAFLVSAIFCVHSALNWPGSLMEQATLIGELASFWVVGLVPAWLLERQRLLLGEVANANEETLLSLVSALDLREHSTRMHSQRVREYTQLLTGTFDLPEKEVRDIGFGALLHDVGKIAVPDHVLLKREGLSGEEWAVMRRHPEVGYGIVKRITFLREAAELVYAHHECWDGSGYPRGLRGDAIPLGARLFMVADVYDAVTSDRPYHSAVTHREASRLIREKSGSHFDPAAVEAFLNVGEKEFEAVRQRYRDEVA; from the coding sequence ATGACTCTTTTGACAGAGAAGGGGGAACGGAAGAGGATGGCGCTTCTGCTTCTCCTCACCGGCGTCACCGCCCTCATGCACTTCATGCTCCCCACGGAGCCCCTCTACTACCACGAGATGCATATCGTGCTGCGCAAGCTCTTTTACCTCCCGCCGCTCATTGCCGCGGCGTGGTTCGGGGTGCGCGGGGCAATATCCTTTGCCTTCCTCGTAAGCGCCATCTTTTGCGTCCACAGCGCCCTCAACTGGCCGGGGAGCCTCATGGAGCAGGCGACCCTGATAGGGGAGCTGGCGAGTTTCTGGGTGGTGGGGCTCGTTCCCGCGTGGCTCCTGGAGCGTCAGCGCCTCCTTCTCGGGGAGGTCGCCAACGCCAACGAAGAGACCCTTCTCTCCCTCGTTTCCGCTCTCGATCTCCGGGAGCACAGCACGCGGATGCACTCGCAGCGGGTGCGTGAGTACACCCAGCTTCTCACCGGCACCTTTGATCTTCCGGAAAAGGAGGTGCGCGACATCGGCTTCGGCGCCCTCCTGCACGACGTGGGGAAGATCGCCGTCCCCGATCATGTTCTACTGAAGAGGGAGGGGCTCTCCGGCGAGGAGTGGGCGGTAATGCGCCGGCACCCGGAGGTCGGGTACGGTATCGTGAAGAGGATCACCTTCCTCAGGGAGGCGGCGGAGCTCGTGTACGCGCACCACGAGTGCTGGGACGGGAGCGGCTATCCCCGTGGCCTGCGCGGCGACGCCATCCCGCTCGGGGCGCGCCTCTTCATGGTGGCTGACGTCTACGATGCCGTCACCTCCGACCGCCCCTACCACAGCGCCGTCACCCACCGGGAAGCCTCCCGGCTGATCCGGGAGAAAAGCGGCAGCCACTTCGATCCGGCAGCGGTGGAGGCGTTTCTGAACGTCGGCGAGAAGGAGTTCGAGGCGGTGCGCCAGCGCTACAGGGACGAGGTGGCATAG
- a CDS encoding GAF domain-containing sensor histidine kinase: protein MERPSLRNTPLYNSRIMNSYLQVIKRKYSYVDLKELLSYAGIKEYEVADQSHWFTQNQVDRFHEKLVQLTGNPHIAREAGRFAASPVALGAMRHYILGLIDAASTFKMINSASANITRSSRYESRKISSNKVEVVVTPVAPGLERPFQCENRIGFFEAIVLIFNRKIPDVLRLPQDIHLPQVQHPECMFRGDPVCRYVVTWEKTFFGYLRKFRDYAFIVLLLANLITVLFGTWVLLREVLLASFCLALIIAIFTERSEKKALRASVNSTRESIDELLTQIDLNYNNALLLNEIGRGLGSYSSTREVLSGVIEAMARRLDYDRGMILLSDRGRERLQVQGSFGYSAAQLHRISRLPFRVDRPRALTILARTFREQRPFLVNSLENGDEGISRRSFALQRGLGASSFICAPIIIEEESVGVLAVDNVKRKKPLMESDISLIMGIASVIGISIRNTELMADLKKGKEELEMRVAQRTEELLRSQKELSLQNQELQEAYRAVAVETEGRIEALERLREQERMLILQSRQAALGEMLSNIAHQWRQPLNVLGLMVQELPVMYDIGTFTSEYLDETVAKAMEVITYMSRTIDDFRNLVRPDKEKIPFHVREVLERTLSLVRESFAALEIELQVDLRGDPVITGYQNEFSQVLFNLLFNARDALLERNAGREKRVTVAVETEESSAVVRVSDNAGGIPEEILEKIFDPYFTTKGPDKGTGIGLYMAKNIIEKNLKGKVTARNVGEGAEFTIQVKVAGSATIDAEGP from the coding sequence ATGGAACGGCCGAGCCTCAGAAACACCCCCCTTTACAACAGCAGGATCATGAACTCCTACCTGCAGGTAATCAAGCGCAAGTACAGCTACGTCGACCTGAAGGAGCTCTTAAGCTACGCCGGCATCAAGGAGTACGAGGTCGCGGACCAGTCGCACTGGTTCACCCAGAACCAGGTAGACCGCTTCCACGAGAAGCTGGTGCAGCTGACCGGCAACCCGCACATCGCCAGGGAGGCGGGGCGCTTCGCCGCATCCCCCGTGGCGCTCGGGGCGATGAGGCACTACATACTGGGGCTCATCGACGCGGCGAGCACCTTCAAGATGATCAACAGCGCCAGCGCGAACATCACCAGGTCCTCCCGCTACGAGTCGCGAAAGATCTCTTCCAACAAGGTGGAGGTCGTGGTCACCCCCGTCGCGCCGGGGCTGGAGCGCCCGTTCCAGTGCGAGAACCGCATCGGCTTCTTCGAGGCGATCGTTCTCATCTTCAACAGAAAGATCCCCGATGTCCTGCGGCTCCCCCAGGATATCCACCTCCCCCAGGTCCAGCATCCGGAGTGCATGTTCCGCGGCGACCCGGTCTGCCGCTATGTGGTGACCTGGGAGAAGACCTTTTTCGGCTACCTGCGCAAATTCAGGGACTATGCCTTCATCGTCCTTCTTCTCGCAAACCTGATCACCGTCCTCTTCGGGACCTGGGTGCTTTTGCGCGAGGTGCTCCTCGCATCGTTCTGCCTTGCCCTCATCATCGCCATCTTCACGGAACGGAGCGAGAAGAAGGCCCTCAGAGCGAGTGTGAACAGTACCAGGGAGTCGATCGACGAGCTCCTGACCCAGATCGACCTGAACTACAACAACGCGCTCCTCCTGAACGAGATCGGGCGCGGCCTCGGGAGCTACAGCAGCACCCGCGAGGTCCTCTCGGGGGTCATCGAGGCGATGGCGCGGCGCCTCGATTACGACCGCGGCATGATCCTCCTCTCGGACCGGGGCCGGGAGAGACTGCAGGTGCAGGGGAGTTTCGGCTACAGCGCGGCACAGCTGCACCGGATCAGCCGCCTCCCGTTCCGCGTGGACCGGCCACGCGCCCTCACCATCCTCGCCAGAACCTTCCGCGAGCAGCGCCCCTTCCTGGTGAACAGCCTGGAGAACGGGGACGAGGGTATCTCCCGCCGCAGTTTCGCATTGCAGAGGGGGCTTGGTGCTTCCTCCTTCATCTGCGCTCCGATCATCATCGAAGAGGAGTCGGTAGGGGTACTGGCGGTCGACAACGTGAAGAGGAAGAAGCCGCTCATGGAGAGCGACATAAGCCTCATCATGGGGATCGCCTCCGTCATCGGGATCAGCATCCGCAACACGGAGCTCATGGCGGATCTCAAGAAGGGGAAGGAGGAACTGGAGATGCGGGTGGCGCAGCGGACCGAGGAGCTGCTGCGCAGCCAGAAGGAGCTGAGCCTGCAAAACCAGGAATTGCAGGAGGCGTACCGGGCGGTCGCGGTGGAGACCGAGGGGCGCATCGAGGCGCTGGAAAGGCTGAGGGAGCAGGAAAGGATGCTGATCCTGCAGAGCCGCCAGGCAGCCCTCGGGGAGATGCTCAGCAACATCGCCCACCAGTGGCGCCAGCCTCTGAACGTCCTCGGGCTGATGGTGCAGGAGCTTCCGGTCATGTACGACATCGGAACCTTCACCTCCGAGTACCTGGACGAGACGGTGGCAAAGGCGATGGAGGTGATCACCTACATGTCGCGCACCATCGACGACTTCAGAAACCTCGTGCGGCCGGACAAGGAGAAGATCCCCTTCCACGTCCGGGAGGTGCTGGAGAGGACGCTGTCGCTGGTGCGGGAGAGCTTCGCCGCGCTGGAGATCGAGCTGCAGGTCGATCTCCGGGGTGACCCCGTCATTACCGGATACCAGAACGAGTTCTCGCAGGTCCTTTTCAACCTCCTCTTCAATGCGAGGGACGCCCTCCTGGAGAGGAACGCGGGGCGGGAGAAGAGGGTGACGGTAGCGGTGGAGACCGAGGAGAGCAGCGCCGTCGTCCGCGTCTCCGACAACGCCGGCGGCATTCCGGAGGAGATCCTCGAGAAGATTTTCGATCCGTACTTCACCACGAAGGGGCCGGACAAGGGGACCGGTATAGGGCTGTACATGGCGAAGAACATCATCGAGAAGAACCTGAAGGGGAAGGTAACCGCCCGCAACGTGGGGGAGGGGGCCGAATTCACGATACAGGTGAAGGTCGCCGGATCGGCGACCATCGATGCGGAGGGACCATGA
- a CDS encoding response regulator, translating into MSDAAVLLVEDNRFDEILTLRLLGKSNYQNVVVARDGAEAFDYLLGTGRFEGRDSSALPKFVLLDLKMPKIDGIALLKMMRSQERLKNVPVIVITSSIEDSDLKLCSDLNVLAYLNKPLTREDLEKTLREHGIA; encoded by the coding sequence ATGAGTGATGCCGCGGTGCTCCTCGTGGAGGACAACCGGTTCGATGAGATCCTGACGCTGCGCCTCCTCGGGAAGTCGAACTACCAAAACGTCGTCGTCGCCCGCGACGGAGCCGAGGCGTTCGACTATCTCCTCGGCACCGGGCGTTTCGAGGGGCGGGACAGCAGTGCCCTGCCGAAGTTCGTCCTCCTGGACCTGAAGATGCCGAAGATCGACGGCATAGCTCTTCTGAAGATGATGCGCTCGCAGGAGAGGTTGAAGAACGTGCCGGTGATCGTCATCACCTCCTCCATAGAGGACAGCGACCTGAAGCTCTGCAGCGATTTGAACGTGCTCGCCTATCTCAACAAGCCTCTGACGAGGGAGGATCTGGAAAAGACGCTTCGGGAGCACGGCATAGCCTGA
- a CDS encoding sensor histidine kinase, with translation MEPTHEKRDIALLYVEDETEAREMVGRLIGSTYPDVRLLTAEHGEAGLELFRQERPELVITDIRMPLMDGIAMAAEIKKLNPETIVIAMTAYNDADYLLRALEIGISHYIMKPVKYDRLFAVINEGIDIVSLKRQVLKKDEALRKSEQKFAKVFHAAPALMALTTLWEGRCIDVNQAFLEVCALRHEEVVGGTTLEGCLWGAPEERGAVVRQLVEQGPVRDREITITTPSGEPLVGLLSAELVEIDTEQCLLVLVKEITERKRLEEEIRTLNRELEQKVAERTAHLEASIQELEGFSYAVSHDLRAPLNRLEGLCTALEEDYAEKLDPDGAFYVSSIARMTQDVKRIVDALLRLSRVTKTKPEIGEVDLSALVLSVVEELQRELGERSVTFTVAEGVRALGDPTLLRQALVNLLGNACKFTAHTEGATIEFGVAHLEGEQVFYVRDNGAGFDMKYAGQLFKPFHRLHTEGEFPGEGIGLATVQRIIHSHGGKLWAEGNPGAGATFFFTLGAGKLPGGGSADAASGRKDSVG, from the coding sequence ATGGAGCCGACGCACGAAAAACGCGACATTGCCCTCCTGTACGTGGAGGACGAGACCGAAGCACGGGAGATGGTGGGGCGCCTTATCGGCTCCACATACCCCGACGTGCGTCTTCTGACGGCAGAGCACGGGGAGGCCGGGCTGGAGCTCTTCCGGCAGGAGCGCCCGGAGCTGGTGATCACCGACATACGGATGCCCCTTATGGACGGGATCGCCATGGCGGCGGAGATAAAGAAGCTGAACCCGGAGACGATAGTCATAGCGATGACCGCCTACAACGATGCCGATTACCTCCTGCGGGCGCTGGAGATCGGGATCAGCCACTACATCATGAAGCCGGTGAAGTACGACAGGCTCTTTGCCGTCATAAACGAGGGGATCGATATCGTCTCCCTGAAGCGGCAGGTGCTCAAGAAGGATGAGGCGCTTCGAAAGTCTGAACAGAAGTTCGCCAAGGTCTTCCATGCCGCCCCGGCGCTGATGGCCTTGACCACCCTCTGGGAGGGGCGCTGCATAGACGTGAACCAGGCATTTCTGGAGGTGTGCGCCTTGCGTCACGAAGAGGTGGTGGGGGGGACGACCCTGGAGGGGTGCCTCTGGGGCGCCCCGGAGGAGCGGGGGGCGGTGGTGCGCCAGCTTGTGGAGCAGGGGCCGGTGCGCGATCGGGAGATCACCATTACGACCCCTTCGGGAGAGCCGCTGGTGGGGCTCCTCTCGGCGGAGCTTGTGGAGATCGACACGGAGCAGTGCCTCCTCGTTCTCGTAAAGGAGATCACGGAGAGAAAGAGGCTCGAGGAGGAGATCCGCACCCTGAACCGGGAACTGGAGCAGAAGGTGGCGGAGCGCACCGCGCACCTGGAGGCCTCCATACAGGAGCTGGAGGGGTTCTCCTACGCGGTCTCTCACGATCTGCGGGCGCCTCTGAACCGGCTGGAGGGGCTTTGCACCGCCCTTGAAGAGGATTATGCCGAAAAGCTCGACCCGGACGGCGCCTTCTACGTCTCGAGCATCGCGCGCATGACGCAGGATGTAAAGAGGATCGTCGATGCGCTTCTCAGGCTGAGCAGGGTCACGAAGACGAAGCCGGAGATCGGGGAGGTGGACTTGAGTGCCCTCGTCCTTTCGGTGGTGGAGGAGCTGCAAAGGGAATTGGGGGAGCGCAGCGTGACGTTCACTGTCGCCGAAGGGGTGCGCGCCCTGGGGGACCCGACCCTCCTGCGACAGGCACTGGTAAACCTGCTGGGCAATGCCTGCAAGTTCACCGCGCACACGGAAGGGGCGACGATCGAGTTCGGCGTCGCTCACCTCGAAGGGGAGCAGGTTTTCTACGTGCGGGACAACGGTGCCGGGTTCGACATGAAGTACGCCGGGCAGCTCTTCAAGCCGTTTCATCGCCTGCACACGGAGGGTGAGTTCCCGGGGGAGGGGATCGGGCTTGCGACGGTGCAGCGGATCATCCACTCCCACGGCGGGAAGCTCTGGGCGGAGGGGAACCCCGGCGCGGGTGCCACCTTCTTCTTCACCCTCGGTGCCGGAAAGCTCCCGGGGGGCGGGAGCGCCGATGCCGCTTCCGGGAGAAAGGACTCGGTCGGGTGA